AAATAATATTGGCAACACACTGGATAGTATGTGAATAGTTTCAGGGAAAGGGGAACTAATAACAACTGGACTGATATGAGCTAGCTAGACCTCCATGTCCCTGTCATTTTCAGCAAGGCAACGTTATCTTTGAGCCAGACACGAAGTCATCACAGAGAATAAGTCCTGGTTTCTTCTGAAGTCGACAAGGACTTGGAAATATTACTCGTTGTTTCTCTATTTTCATAGCGATGCTTACATCTTGTTAGAAGCGAAAGCAAAAAGTATTTTAGATGAGTGTTGTCGCTGGAGCTCCGACACCACTTTACAGCTGTGTGACAGTTTAAATAGTCCGGGTTGACGCAAAGATCTGGACAGTTAATTAATAAATATGTAGAAATATGTTGAAAATTAACACGAAGTCCTTCAATATATATGACACTTTCATATCCGAGTTAATAAATGCATAATCATACCCAATAAATATTAAGTCAAAGCGGAACCTTGTTAAAACTGTATGATATCCGGAAGATTTAGTTATCGGAACAGTTTCCTGTTTGGAGGAAAATCTACTTGTATCAAGTTGACATTGAACTCATTCAGCATTAAACATGGTTACTCTGTCTTTAAACTCGTTAAAAACAATTATGCGGGCGATGGTGGACAGTCCGGGGTTTGATCGAGTTTTAAGTAAGGTATGTCACGGTAAAACAAATGATATTTTACGAGTTACTGTACAAGAGACTCGTACTGTAAGCACCGGGAGGTTGCTTCCCATCTCCACCCATTTACCTACCTTGACTGGCTTGTTGTGTATGTGGAAAAACAAGTGTTTTCACGACACCCTTACATCTCTTTACCTAGAGTGGATCTCAATTGTATTTTATTGATTCCTCACGTCCTCCCTCGTGTCCTTCTCGATGCACATTGGAGCAGAATATCTGGAGGTTCCTCCAATGCATTTTTGAGGAGGAAAGTAGAGGACACAAGGAAATACAATTGAGATTTACCCCTAGTCTTACAACTCTTGATATATTACAGTGTCCTCTACATTAATTGATCAAGGGATAATTATCTATTCCACCAGGTGGACATTGTAACAGCCAGCCCAGGGAAAGTGGTGTGTGAGTTTAAAGTGGAAGAGGAGCACACAAACCGAGGGGGCACCCTTCACGGGGGTCTGACAGCAACGCTGGTCGACGTCATCTCCACCACTGCCATCATGTACACGGAACGGGGGGCACCCGGTGTCAGCGTGGACATGAACATCACGTGAGTTTTATAGTTAAAATTACAGTAGCTAGGTGATCAATGAAGAACGTAGCCAGGTCTCAGATCTATGTGGTGCGGTTTGGTATGACTGGCACAAAAGACTGGTATCCAGGCTTGATAATATACTTGTAGAATAAAACAGAATGCGTGTTTTGGTTTTCTAGTCTTGGGCTGAGCCCGAACTCTCTAAGCCTCTACAAGTCACACACTGTAATAGGTGAAGGATTAGAGATTAACCCGTTGTCAAAACACTGAAAGGAAAAATCTCACTTTgtctgaaaaataaaacactctagggctctggtctaaagtgcaCAAAAGAGTTCCATTTAGGACACATCCACTGAATGGAACAACTGTTCACCGACAGGTACATGAACGCCGCCAAGATGGGTGAGGATGTGCTGATCACAGCCACTGTGTTGAAGCAAGGACGGACCCTGGCGTTCGCTACTGTAGACCTCACAAGCAAAGCCTCTGGGAAACTCATCGCACAAGGAAGACACACAAAGCACCTTGGGAGCTAGATCAGTTGTAGGGTGATGTTGCCCCTACACACTggtcttgggtcagtttagcacCCCCCCCCACTAATATTTAAGATTGGGGGGagggaaagctgatcctagatctgtacctaggggaaactctTCCCCCGTCAGCAAATTGTGAATGATCGTACTGCTGCTGTGACACAGTCCAGCAGAAAGTCTGTGGGGTGAAGAAACATGACTATTGTGATACTGTCAGTAAATTGTTCTTCACCCCACAACAGACttgctaaatatatatatattttttttttttgcatgtcaTTCTGctgtaaatatatatactttGTGTACACACAATAAAAACACACCAAGAAATACTTTCAAATGTTACATTGTATTGGGATTTGTTCAGCCATGTTGATTTCTAGatgcattaaaaaaaattaaaaaaaataaactcaaAATGAACTGCCTTTAAATCCAACATATTGAatcaacaaagaaaaaccctcaaTTAAAAATGTACTGACTGATTTGTGCCTTATTTTCCCCAGCAAAGCAAagcaagcaacaaaaaaaaaaacacccccCATTTTACATTTTATAAAGCACTGCAACAATTAGTACTTTTTAGGATACTTGTCTATCAAATTAAAAGGAACATGAACATGTAACGATCCCATTAATATCAATTCAACAACCTGGTATATTAATtcttccacacacacaacacccatgCCAACCCATACCCAGAAAAAAACAAACAGATTTCAGTAGCTTGAATGGCTTGCGTGGTAACAACCTTCAGCATATAACAAAACATTTCAACCCTGTGTGTCGGTCCGCACCATGCGATTCACAATACTGGTCTTGACAACTTCTTCCCATCAGTTCCCAACTATACTCCAGATCTTACCAATGGTGTTCCTGGCATATTTCACAGGAAAAGCAAATGAacccaggaaaaaaaaaaaaaaaaagccaacaTTAAACCTTAAAAGGAAAAATAAAGGATGTGAATACCTACACCAAAATGATTTGACAAATACTCCTTCACCTTTTATCTTTGCTTTAGAGGAGACGTTTTAAAACGCCACCTAGGCTGACCCGTCATAGATTGTAGCTAGTCGTtctagaaaaaaaaaaacacacgttTCCCTCTAACCCAGCTTTGAAATGACAGAAGCTTTTCCAATCTGTTATGACATGGGTTACAATGTGTCCAGCAGAGACAAGAGGACCCCTGTGTGGCTTTGTTCCTGCTTGGTAGCAACATAATGAGTTCCTTCAGTGACTGGACTGCTCTGTGTCGTTGACAGTGCAGCTCCAGGGGAATAACCAACCACTCAAAATCAATGTTCGTGCAGGTTCAAAAATAAAAACAAGATGGACGGTGGAGGACGGGTGGATAAAAGGGACAACCAATCCAAAACTGGTAGGAGCAGAGCTAGGAGGAGGAAGCTTGGTAGGTAAGGAAAAACaaatatggatttttttttaaatttattttaaaTTAGCTTCAGGAAGATGGAAACCAACAAACAAGAGGAGATCCAAGCAGCAGTTCTACTCAATGGAAGGAAGGATATGTGGTGGATGAGAAAGATCAACTTGCTTCAGTGGCTTAGGGGTTAAGTCTTCCTTGTGTTGTGGGTGGAAGCCATGGAGGGCCGGCTGGGCCCTAGTCGGGCATGTACGGGAGGAGATGGTCTTCGATGTCTCCAACGCCCCAGCACGTTAGCTGGTCCTGGGGCAGGTACAGGCAAAGGCTGCACAACTTAAAAACTGTGGCCTTGGTTTTAGGAGTCTgacaggggagagaaggggtgacaacaaggagagagaaggggtgacaagaggggagagaaggggtgacaacaaggagagagaaggggtgacaacaaggagagagaaggggtgacaacaaggggagagaaggggtgacaacaaggagagagaaggggtgacaacaaggggagagaaggggtgacaacaaggggagagaaggggtgacaacaaggagagagaaggggtgacaacaaggagagagaaggggtgacaacaaggagagagagaaggggtgacaacaaggagagagagaaggggtgacaacaaggagagagagaggggtgacaacaaggagagagaaggggtgacaacaaggggagagaaggggtgacaacaaggggagagaaggggtgacaacaaggggagagaaggggtgacaacaaggagagagaaggggtgacaacaaggagagagaaggggtgacaacaaggagagagaaggggtgacaacaaggggagagaaggggtgacaacaaggagagagaaggggtgacaacaaggagagagaaggggtgacgacaagaggggagagaaggggtgacaacaaggggagagaaggggtgacaacaaggagagagaaggggtgacaacaaggagagagagaaggggtgacaacaaggagagagagaaggggtgacaacaaggagagagagaaggggtgacaacaaggagagagagaaggggtgacaacaaggagagagaaggggtgacaacaaggagagagaaggggtgacaacaaggagagagagaaggggtgacaacaaggagagagagaaggggtgacaacaaggagagagaaggggtgacaacaaggagagagaaggggtgacaacaaggagagagaaggggtgacaacaaggagagagaaggggtgacaacaaggggagagagaaggggtgacaacaaggagagagaaggggtgacaacaaggagagagaaggggtgacaacaaggagagagaaggggtgacaagaggggagagaaggggtgacaagaggggagagaaggggtgacaacaaggggagagaaggggtgacaacaaggagagagaaggggtgacaacaaggagagagaaggggtgacaacaaggagagagaaggggtgacaacaaggagagagaaggggtgacaacaaggagagagaaggggtgacaacaaggagagagaaggggtgacaacaaggagagagaaggggtgacaagaggggagagaaggggtgacaagaggagagagaagggtaagaCCATATaatttattaataataataataataataataataatgtcattTCACTAATTTATTATATTTCTTTGGGTTGGACAGTATCAGAGGACCTTTGTCTGATCCTCTAACACCTACATGAGAGCTCCAAATAGAGGTTTTAGCTTCTCCAAAACCATTGTGACTAGTGCAGCGGTGACAGGTTAGCATTGAGGGGAGAAGGACTGTTAGGCACAATCAACAGGCCTGGAGCGCGGTAAGACAGGCCTGGAGCGCGGTAAGACAGGCCTGGAGCGCGGTAAGACAGGCCTGGAGCGCGGTAAGACAGGCCTGGAGCGCGGTAAGACAGGCCTGGAGCGCGGTAAGACAGGCCTGGTGCGCGGTAAGACAGGCCTGGTGCGCGGTAAGACAGGCCTGGTGCGCGGTAAGACAGGCCTGGAGCGCGGTAAGACAGGCCTGGAGCGCGGTAAGACAGGCCTGGAGCGCGGTAAGACAGGCCTGGAGCGCGGTAAGACAGGCCTGGAGCGCGGTAAGACAGGCCTGGAGCGCGGTAAGACAGGCCTGGTGCGCGGTAAGACAGGCCTGGTGCGCGGTAAGACAGGCCTGGTGCGCGGTAAGACAGGCCTGGTGCGCGGTAAGACAGGCCTGGAGCGCGGTAAGACAGGCCTGGAGCGCGGTAAGACAGGCCTGGAGCGCGGTAAGACAGGCCTGGAGCGCGGTAAGACAGGCCTGGAGCGCGGTAAGACAGGCCTGGAGCGCGGTAAGACAGGCCTGGAGCGCGGTAAGACAGGCCTGGAGCGCGGTAAGACAGGCCTGGAGCGCGGTAAGACAGGCCTGGTGCGCGGTAA
This genomic interval from Salmo salar chromosome ssa27, Ssal_v3.1, whole genome shotgun sequence contains the following:
- the acot13 gene encoding acyl-coenzyme A thioesterase 13 (The RefSeq protein has 1 substitution compared to this genomic sequence) codes for the protein MVTLSLNSLKTIMRAMVDSPGFDRVLSKVDIVTASPGKVVCEFKVEEEHTNRGGTLHGGLTATLVDVISTTAIMYTERGAPGVSVDMNITYMNAAKMGEDVLITATVLKQGRTPAFATVDLTSKASGKLIAQGRHTKHLGS